Proteins encoded by one window of Musa acuminata AAA Group cultivar baxijiao chromosome BXJ2-9, Cavendish_Baxijiao_AAA, whole genome shotgun sequence:
- the LOC135623155 gene encoding protein transport protein SEC31 homolog B-like: MACIKSASRSALVAFAPDAPYLAAGTMAGAVDLSFSSTANLEIFKLDFQSDAHDLPVAGSCPSAERFNRLSWGNPPGSASEEYALGLVAGGLSDGSIGIWNPLKMISSDDQNAALVAKLEKHVGPVRGLEFSVLSSNLLASGADEGELCIWDLAKPSEPNHFPSLKSAGSGAQTEVSFVSWNPKFQHILSSTSYNGITVVWDLRQQKPVTSFADSNRRRCSILQWNPDVSTQLIIASDDDNSPALRVWDVRKTISPVREFVGHTKGVIAMSWCPYDSSFLLTCAKDNRTICWDTISGEVVCELPASTNWNFDVHWYPKIPGVISASSFDVKVGIYNIEACSRYAAVGGEFGTPVRLRAPKWLKCPTGVSFGFGGKIVSFRPCQTAPGVPPSSSEVYVHDLITEQSLVRRSTEFEAAIQNGEKASLCALCEKKSHDSILEDDKETWGFLKIMFEEEGTARTKLLCHLGFTIPDESSDNTSDNLGKLLDKTLDLDNSSLVEGEASLFAIDNGEEFFNKPQISEDILTDEDSVVPNGKDVHKELDEPTGTSDPAVDDSIQRALVVGDYKGAVLQCIAANRMADALVIAHAGGPSLWESARNQYLKNSLTPYLKVVSAMVSNDLITLVNTRPLNSWKETLALLCTFAQKEEWTVLCDSLASRLMTAGNTLAATFCYICAGNIDRTVEIWSRSLKPDSEGRTYIDLLQDLMEKTIVLTLATGHKRFSASLSKLVENYAELLANQGLLTTAMEYLKLLGSEEPSHELAILRDRIALSAEEREAPKGLFYENTSSQAKSDYGADHSSYGAVDQLQSFFQDKSVSQPHHNVAGAPHAEIYQQSPGSAYGGYQHVQQKPQFPDFSNPMPFQPAQPAQMFIPSQTSQVPQQNFAPPAAAAQPTIKPFVPATPAALRNVGHYQQPILGSQLYPGVANPVNQPGPPVPASHGVGTSQPAAATGHRFAQPAAPGSAPRGFVPVPNPNFALRPGMSPVQPSSPTKASQVQSVAVPSAPPPTVQTVDTSNVPAELKPVITTLTRLYDETSVALEGSHANPSKKREIEDNSRRIGSLFAKLNSGHTSPDVATKLVQLCQALDARDFAGALHVQVDMARSYWNECDVWVASLKRMIKTRQSVRL; the protein is encoded by the exons ATGGCCTGCATCAAGAGTGCCTCGCGGTCGGCGCTTGTCGCCTTCGCGCCCGACGCGCCCTACCTCGCCGCCGGCACCATGGCGGGCGCCGTCGATCTCTCTTTCAGCTCCACGGCCAATCTCGAGATCTTTAAGCTCGACTTCCAGTCTGACGCCCACGATCTCCCCGTCGCCGGCTCCTGCCCCAGTGCCGAGCGCTTCAACCGCCTCTCTTGGGGGAACCCGCCGGGATCCGCCTCCGAGGAGTACGCCCTCGGCCTCGTCGCCGGAGGCCTCAGTGATGGCAGCATCGGTATCTGGAATCCCCTCAAGATGATCAG TTCGGATGATCAAAATGCTGCGCTTGTTGCGAAGCTTGAGAAGCACGTGGGACCG GTTCGTGGTTTGGAGTTCAGCGTGCTCTCATCAAATCTACTTGCTTCTGGGGCTGATGAAGGGGAGCTTTGCATCTGGGATCTGGCAAAACCTTCAGAACCAAATCATTTTCCATCTCTTAAG AGTGCTGGTTCTGGAGCACAAACTGAAGTTTCCTTTGTTTCATGGAACCCGAAGTTTCAACATATATTATCATCCACTTCTTACAATGGGATAACAG TTGTTTGGGATCTACGGCAGCAGAAACCTGTTACAAG TTTTGCAGATTCGAATAGAAGGAGGTGTTCTATCTTGCAATGGAACCCTGATGTTTCTACCCAGTTGATTATTGCTTCGGATGATGACAATTCACCTGCTCTTAGA GTTTGGGATGTAAGGAAAACAATATCGCCGGTAAGAGAGTTTGTGGGGCATACAAAAG GTGTAATTGCTATGTCATGGTGCCCCTACGACAGTTCATTTTTGCTTACCTGTGCCAAAGATAATAGAACAATTTGCTGGGATACAATTTCTGGGGAG GTAGTATGTGAATTGCCAGCCAGCACCAACTGGAACTTTGATGTTCATTGGTACCCCAAAATTCCAGGAGTCATATCAGCATCTTCCTTTGATGTTAAAGTGGGAATATACAATATAGAG GCTTGCAGTAGGTATGCTGCTGTAGGTGGTGAATTTGGTACTCCCG TACGTTTGAGAGCTCCAAAGTGGTTAAAATGTCCAACCGGTGTATCATTTGGTTTTGGTGGCAAGATTGTATCATTTCGGCCTTGTCAAACAGCACCGGGAGTTCCACCATCTTCTTCAGAG gTCTATGTGCATGATTTAATCACTGAGCAAAGTTTGGTGAGACGGTCCACTGAATTTGAAGCTGCAATACAAAATGGGGAAAAAGCATCACTTTGTGCTTTATGTGAAAAGAAGTCACATGATTCTAT ATTGGAAGATGACAAAGAAACATGGGGCTTTTTGAAGATTATGTTTGAGGAAGAGGGAACAGCTAGGACTAAGTTGCTTTGCCATCTCGGTTTCACTATACCAGATGAGAGTAGTGATAATACCTCTGATAATCTTGGAAAGCTATTAGATAAAACTCTTGATCTTGATAACAGTTCATTGGTTGAAGGTGAAGCCAGTCTTTTTGCTATTGACAATGGCGAAGAGTTCTTTAACAAACCTCAAATTAGTGAGGATATTTTGACAGACGAAGATAGTGTTGTTCCTAATGGGAAAGATGTTCACAAAGAACTTGACGAACCTACAGGGACTAGTGATCCTGCAGTTGATGATAGCATTCAACGTGCTTTAGTTGTTGGAGACTACAAGGGAGCTGTTCTACAATGCATTGCTGCAAACAGAATGGCAGATGCATTAGTTATTGCACATGCTGGTGGTCCCTCATTATGGGAAAGTGCACGCAATCAATATCTTAAGAATAGTCTCACACCTTATTTAAAG GTTGTATCTGCAATGGTGAGTAATGATCTCATTACCCTGGTTAATACCAGACCCCTGAACTCATGGAAAGAAACTCTTGCTCTTCTTTGCACA TTTGCACAGAAAGAGGAATGGACTGTTCTGTGTGACAGTCTGGCTTCAAGACTTATGACTGCAGGAAACACACTTGCTGCAACTTTCTGCTATATCTGCGCTGGAAATATTGACAGAACTGTGGAAATTTGGTCACGCAGCCTGAAGCCTGATAGTGAAGGAAGGACTTACATTGATCTTCTTCAG GATTTAATGGAGAAGACTATAGTCCTCACCCTTGCAACTGGACATAAGCGGTTTAGTGCTTCTTTGTCTAAACTTGTGGAGAACTATGCTGAATTACTAGCTAATCAGGGGCTTCTCACTACTGCAATGGAGTATTTAAAACTATTAGGATCGGAAGAACCTTCAcatgaacttgctatcttgagagATCGAATTGCTCTCTCTGCTGAAG AGAGGGAGGCACCGAAAGgtctgttttatgaaaatacttcatcacaagcTAAATCTGATTATGGTGCAGATCATTCCAGCTATGGTGCTGTAGACCAATTGCAGAGCTTTTTTCAG GATAAGAGTGTATCCCAACCACATCACAATGTTGCTGGTGCTCCACATGCTGAAATCTATCAGCAATCTCCTGGTTCTGCTTATGGAGGATATCAACATGTGCAACAGAAGCCACAATTCCCTGATTTTAGCAACCCCATGCCGTTTCAACCAGCACAGCCAGCTCAAATGTTTATCCCATCACAGACGAGCCAGGTTCCACAG CAAAATTTTGCTCCACCTGCTGCTGCAGCACAGCCAACAATAAAACCCTTTGTTCCTGCAACCCCTGCAGCCCTTAGAAATGTGGGACACTATCAGCAACCTATCTTGGGTTCTCAGCTATATCCG GGTGTTGCCAATCCTGTCAATCAACCTGGACCTCCAGTTCCTGCTTCACATGGTGTTGGTACATCTCAACCAGCAGCCGCCACTGGGCACAGATTTGCACAACCTGCTGCACCTGGCTCTGCACCAAGGGGTTTCGTGCCAGTTCCCAATCCCAATTTTGCTCTGAGGCCTGGTATGAGTCCTGTACAACCTTCAAGCCCAACAAAAGCATCACAAGTGCAGTCAGTGGCTGTTCCATCAGCTCCTCCACCTACAGTACAAACGGTTGATACATCAAATGTGCCTG CTGAATTGAAGCCTGTTATCACCACTTTGACCAGACTATATGATGAGACATCAGTAGCTCTTGAAGGATCTCATGCAAATCCATCTAAAAAGCGGGAAATTGAGGATAACTCAAGGAGAATTGGATCGTTGTTTGCAAAACTTAATAGCGGGCACACATCTCCTGATGTTGCTACTAAGCTTGTTCAGCTTTGCCAGGCTTTGGATGCTAGGGATTTTGCTGGTGCATTACACGTCCAG GTGGACATGGCAAGAAGCTATTGGAACGAGTGCGATGTCTGGGTTGCTTCATTAAAGCGAATGATCAAGACAAGGCAGAGTGTCAGATTATAA